In Huiozyma naganishii CBS 8797 chromosome 5, complete genome, the genomic window AatcattttgaaatttttatttttattccCTTTAGGCCTGGAACTTGAACCAATTCCAAATCGAAGCTGACTTCGTTGGTCACAACGCTAACGTCAACACCATCACTGCCTCCCCAGATGGTACTTTGATCGCCTCCGCTGACAAGAGCGGTGAAATTATGTTGTGGAACTTGCACAACAAGACCCCAATGTACACCTTGAACGCTCAAGACGAGGTCTTCGCCGTTGCCTTCTCTCCAAACAGATACTGGTTGGCCGCTGCCACTGCCTCTGGTATCAAGATCTTCTCTCTAGACCCAGAAGCTTTGATTGATGACTTGAGACCAGAATTTGTTGGTTACAACAAGGCTGCCGACCCTCACGCCATCTCCTTGGCCTGGTCTGCTGACGGTCAAACTTTGTTCGCCGGTTACACCGACAACGTCATCAGAGTTTGGCAAGTCATGACCGCTAACTAAGTGTAAACACACTTTGTGTAGCTGGTCACCCGAGAAAAAGGTTTTCTTTTATTATAGTAATAGATAGTAGTGATAATAGTAATAGTATAACATTTTGaccgaaaagaaaaaacgTTTGATATTCTTCTTAATTTCAATCACTACTTCTATCACACACACAGATACGTATTATAGGCATTATTAACatgattttttggaagtAAGATGCAGAAGAATAGTTCTTGGGACTGGTGTAGCCGTACgtatcttttttttaaagtATTTACTCGACCACCGCGGCATCTTCACTTTCCTTCGACCTCATCtccttcagtttgttcaacTCCTGCTCTGCCTCCTTCAAAAGCTCTTTGAAATCGGCCTCCCTCGCCATGGTGATTGAATCGTTGAGAAGTCTCTCTGCCTTTGGTAACGAACCATCGTGCAAGTGCAGTATACCTTTCCCATAAGTGGATAGGGCAATTGCCTGAGCTACAGAGTTATCCAATTGGTCCTTCATGTGATATCGtagtttcttgttcttctgaAAAAAATCCACTATACCCTCGTAACAGTGACCCGCCATCGTCAAACAATTGTCTTTGTTCCTATACAACCTTCTCAGTGCTTTGATGACGTTCTCGTCCTCTAGTAAAGATGGGTCATTATCAGTTTTCAAGTTGATGGTGGCAATGTCCGATTCCAATCTCTCCGCTTGTAGGTACAAAAGGGATCCCAAGTTTGCCTGGCCCAAAAGTATCTGCCCGGGGGGCATGTCTGCCATGATCATCCACTCGACGGTGGTCATCTTGCAACTCAGCGCAGACGTTATGTCCTTTGTGGAGAGACAGTACGCCGTATAGAGGTCCCTCGCGATGAATATTTCCTCTTTAAAAGGCTCCCAAGCGGTGGAATCCCTTTGTAAGTTGAGTGTCATGAATCCGTCCTTGTCCAAATTGATCGTTTCGCCGTTGACAAAAGTCTGGAATTCAGACAGTTCAACGGGGATCCCCTGTATTATCTTATCGGCGCgctctttcttcttgtcgAAGAACTCTTTGAGCTCGGGCGACTTCATAAGCACGTCCTCCTGTGCGAGAAGCAAATGCGCGAGCAGTCTTCTCTTCCCTGCCTCGACGTCCTGGTTCAATTCGAGCGACTTGATCAGCACCCGCAGATCCTTCCGCAGCAGGTCTGACCTCCTCGGGAAAGGCACTTTGTCCGGGCTGTTCAACGCATCGAATAACCTATACAGCAACTCCAAGTAGACGTTCTTGGCCTCGTCCATCATCCCGAGCTTCTCCAGCATTTCCGCGATCTTCAACTCAACCCGAGTGTAGTTATCGCTGAGGGGGTCCATGGATTCAGACTGCATTTGTTCCAACGCGGCCATGTACCCCTTCAACGCTGCCCCGTATTGGAACTGGTTGACGTTGGACTCCTCCCATATCGCACTCTTCACTAACTCCAGCGCTCGATGCGAGTACACACCTTCCCGATCGACCCCGTAGTACAGCAACAGACCACCACCAAACGTCACCGCACCGACGAGACCGATGTTCCACCTCCATTGAGCGTCCCTCTTGCTCTTCAGAGCTACGGGACCAACAACCGTCCCAACCTGCCCGATAGGGCCGCCGGACGACACCCGTCTCACCAGTTGTTTGGCATAGGACCGCGCCACTCTCGATATCGTCCTGTGCAACATCCACCCCACCTGTGAACACGATTATGTGCGTGAGTATGGAGTACGCTCGttactgttgctgctgatgTGTGTCTCTTGCTGAAGATACTTTTAAGTGAACAAACGGTATGTCGCAGTGTTGAGGGCGCGACACTGGGACAAGGGTTCCAAAGAGCAGACGATGTGTGGCCGGTATGCGCAGACGTTCGACAGCGATGAGCTGGCCCGTGTGATGTCCACTGGGCTCACGCTGGAGATTCGCGGTCCGGAACAACCTCTGCAGGCATCGTACAATGTCGCACCGCAGGCGGTCGCTCCCGTGTACCCTCCGGGGGACACGCTACGAGCCATGCGATGGGGGTTGGTCCCGCAATGGGACCGTGGGACCGTGAGCCGCGGATACTCCACTTTTAACGCTCGACTGGAGAGTCTCTTGAAGAGCAAGCTCTGGCGGGGAAGCTGTCAGGGGAGGAGATGTGTCGTGCCCATCACTGGTTACTACGAGTGGTGGAAGGGCTCTGGGGACACAAGGGACACTCAAGGTAAAGGTAGGGGTAAACGGCGGGCAGGCCCACCGTTCTACGTAACGTCTCGTCAGGGAACTGAAACTCATCCGGTGATGTACCTTGCTGGACTGTACGAACACTCTGACACGGATGATTCGTACACGTTCGCTATTGTGACTGGACCCGCGCCGGAGAACTTGGGATGGTTGCATGACCGCATGCCGTGTGTTTTGGAACCGGGGACGGACAGCTGGGATCGGTGGATGGATTCTGCGAAGACACAGTGGGACAATAGCGAGTTGAACGCGTTGCTGAAACCCACGTACAACGAGACTGTCTACACTTGCTACGAAGTGAGCCGCGACGTCGGTAAAGTGGCTATCAACAAGCCGTACCTAGTGGACTCACTGGACGATGGTGAACATGCTGTGAAGCAAGAACTTGGGGACACGCCACATGTCAAGCGGGAGACACGGACACCccaattgaagagggaaCGCCACCCTGATATCCTCCAAATGCTGAGTCCCAAGAAtaagaagcagaagaagtaGCAGTACTCGACCCGTAACTGTTCTCATCGCGGAATGAAACTTTCCGCTGCAATCGAAATACGAACAAGTCACTTGACGAACAGTTGCACAGTGACACCCGGCAAGCTAAGGCAAAGGGCAGAGGGTATGCAGTCTCCCTATGTGCAGGAGCGGTTACAGTCGCTGGAGACGATAGACCTGCAATTGTGCTCGATGTTGCAGGAGGTCAGCGAGGTGGTGTTCACTTTCAGCGAGATAAAGAGAGGCAACGTCGACGTGAAACCGCAGTTCACTCAACATGTCACACGGTTCTACAGCCTCCTGAACGAGTCCACAGGGAAACTGAGGGATGAGATTAGGCTGCTTGATGAGAACGTCGGGAAACGGCTGCTGCCCATCAACAACGTCAGCAAGAGAGCTCTCGGACAGGACGACGAGAAGCTCCAAGAGCAGATGAAACTGCTCCAAGAGGTGCTCGAGGGTCCAGGGGAACACCCACCGCCGACTGCGTAAGGGTGGGCATGTTGATACCCCTCACCCCTCCCCCATTAGCATtacacgtatatatatacgttaAGTAATAACGTTGCTACAAGGTTATTGAActggaagaggaggaaagcGACGCAGAGTAGAGCAATACAGGGTGAGATAATGAGTGGCAATGACAGGTTACATTACACTGAAGATGAAGCGATCCCCGGGATCATCAAGCGGGCCAACGACTACTACAGTGAGAGACAGTTGCTGCTCTCCAGGGACAAGAACCCTATGAAGGCTGACCTGAAATTCAGGGTTCGGCAACTGCAGAAGCTGTACTACTCGATTAAGGATAATCAGGAGCTTATCATCGATGCACTGATGCGGGATTTCCACAGGGCGCGCCAGGAGACGCTGTCGCTCGAGTTGATTCCCTTGCTTAACGACATCTTGCTGATGGTCAAGAAGCTGCCCCAATGGATGACCCCAAAGAAAGTGCGGGACCATACACCAATGTTTGCGTTCGGTTCAATCCAGGTGGAGAAGATCGCCAGGGGCACCGCGTTGGTCATTGCACCCTCCAATTTTCCACTTCTACTCGCATTGACCCCAGTGGGGAACGCTATCGCCGGTGGGAACGCAGTTCTCCTGAAGCCCAGCGAACTTACGGAGAACGTTGCCCAGATAATGGAGAAGATCATCAGGGACGCGGATCTGGCGCCAGGGCTCGTGCAAGTTGTGCAGGGTGGGATTCCACAGACGACGAAACTGATCG contains:
- the MGR3 gene encoding Mgr3p (similar to Saccharomyces cerevisiae YKL133C and YMR115W; ancestral locus Anc_2.433) is translated as MLHRTISRVARSYAKQLVRRVSSGGPIGQVGTVVGPVALKSKRDAQWRWNIGLVGAVTFGGGLLLYYGVDREGVYSHRALELVKSAIWEESNVNQFQYGAALKGYMAALEQMQSESMDPLSDNYTRVELKIAEMLEKLGMMDEAKNVYLELLYRLFDALNSPDKVPFPRRSDLLRKDLRVLIKSLELNQDVEAGKRRLLAHLLLAQEDVLMKSPELKEFFDKKKERADKIIQGIPVELSEFQTFVNGETINLDKDGFMTLNLQRDSTAWEPFKEEIFIARDLYTAYCLSTKDITSALSCKMTTVEWMIMADMPPGQILLGQANLGSLLYLQAERLESDIATINLKTDNDPSLLEDENVIKALRRLYRNKDNCLTMAGHCYEGIVDFFQKNKKLRYHMKDQLDNSVAQAIALSTYGKGILHLHDGSLPKAERLLNDSITMAREADFKELLKEAEQELNKLKEMRSKESEDAAVVE
- the KNAG0E02330 gene encoding putative peptide hydrolase (similar to Saccharomyces cerevisiae YMR114C; ancestral locus Anc_2.434), whose translation is MCGRYAQTFDSDELARVMSTGLTLEIRGPEQPLQASYNVAPQAVAPVYPPGDTLRAMRWGLVPQWDRGTVSRGYSTFNARLESLLKSKLWRGSCQGRRCVVPITGYYEWWKGSGDTRDTQGKGRGKRRAGPPFYVTSRQGTETHPVMYLAGLYEHSDTDDSYTFAIVTGPAPENLGWLHDRMPCVLEPGTDSWDRWMDSAKTQWDNSELNALLKPTYNETVYTCYEVSRDVGKVAINKPYLVDSLDDGEHAVKQELGDTPHVKRETRTPQLKRERHPDILQMLSPKNKKQKK
- the MED11 gene encoding Med11p (similar to Saccharomyces cerevisiae MED11 (YMR112C); ancestral locus Anc_2.436) is translated as MKLSAAIEIRTSHLTNSCTVTPGKLRQRAEGMQSPYVQERLQSLETIDLQLCSMLQEVSEVVFTFSEIKRGNVDVKPQFTQHVTRFYSLLNESTGKLRDEIRLLDENVGKRLLPINNVSKRALGQDDEKLQEQMKLLQEVLEGPGEHPPPTA